The following are encoded together in the Salmonella enterica subsp. enterica serovar Choleraesuis genome:
- a CDS encoding carbon starvation protein A translates to MNNLGKCFTWVAVSLLGAASLAYIALNRGEQINALWIVVAAVCVYLIAYRFYGRYIAKNVLSVDATRMTPAVRHNDGLDYVPTDKKVLFGHHFAAIAGAGPLVGPVLAAQMGYLPGMIWILAGVVLAGAVQDFMVLFVSTRRDGRSLGELVKEEMGNTAGVIALIATFMIMIIILAVLAMIVVKALTHSPWGTYTVAFTIPLAIFMGVYTRYIRPGRIGEVSVIGLVMLIFAIISGGWVAQSETWAPWFDYTGVQLTWMLVGYGFVAAVLPVWLLLAPRDYLSTFLKIGTIVGLAIGIVIMRPVLEMPSLTKFVDGTGPVWSGNLFPFLFITIACGAVSGFHALIASGTTPKMLANENQACLIGYGGMLMESFVAIMALVAACVIDPGVYFAMNSPLAVLAPAGTTDVVASAAQVVSGWGFHITPEVLTNIANEVGEQSIVSRAGGAPTLAVGMAYILHGALGGLMDVSFWYHFAILFEALFILTAVDAGTRSARFMLQDLLGVIAPGLKKTDSLPANLLATGLCVLAWGYFLHQGVVDPLGGINTLWPLFGIANQMLAGMALLLCAVVLFKMKRQKYAWVALVPTAWLLICTLTAGWQKVFSPDAKVGFLAIANKFQAMIDSGNIPPQFTESQLSQLVFNNRLDAGLTMFFMVVVVVLGSYSFKTARQALKSDKPTANETPYEPMPENYEQIVAQAKNAH, encoded by the coding sequence ATGAATAACCTAGGGAAATGCTTCACCTGGGTCGCGGTCTCTCTTTTGGGTGCTGCTTCCCTGGCCTACATCGCCTTAAACCGCGGTGAACAGATAAACGCGCTGTGGATAGTCGTGGCTGCAGTTTGCGTCTATCTCATCGCTTATCGTTTTTATGGGCGCTACATTGCCAAAAACGTTCTGTCTGTCGATGCAACCCGCATGACGCCAGCAGTACGCCATAACGATGGTCTGGACTATGTTCCGACCGATAAAAAAGTGCTGTTCGGTCATCATTTTGCGGCGATTGCCGGAGCCGGACCTTTGGTCGGGCCGGTACTGGCGGCGCAGATGGGGTATCTGCCAGGCATGATCTGGATTCTGGCTGGGGTGGTTCTGGCCGGGGCGGTACAAGACTTTATGGTGCTGTTCGTATCAACCCGCCGTGATGGCCGCTCGCTGGGCGAGCTGGTGAAAGAGGAGATGGGTAATACGGCAGGCGTTATCGCGCTCATTGCTACCTTCATGATTATGATAATCATCCTGGCGGTACTGGCGATGATCGTGGTGAAAGCGCTGACCCACAGCCCGTGGGGGACGTATACCGTAGCCTTCACTATTCCATTGGCTATCTTTATGGGGGTTTATACCCGCTATATTCGTCCGGGCCGCATTGGTGAGGTTTCAGTTATTGGCCTGGTGATGCTGATATTTGCCATCATTTCCGGTGGCTGGGTAGCTCAGAGTGAAACCTGGGCGCCGTGGTTTGACTATACCGGCGTACAGCTGACCTGGATGCTGGTGGGCTATGGTTTTGTCGCTGCCGTACTGCCGGTGTGGCTGCTGCTGGCTCCGCGTGATTATCTGTCCACCTTCCTGAAAATCGGCACTATTGTCGGTCTGGCTATCGGTATCGTGATTATGCGTCCGGTGCTGGAGATGCCGTCGCTGACTAAATTTGTCGACGGTACGGGTCCGGTCTGGAGCGGTAATCTGTTCCCATTCCTGTTCATTACCATTGCTTGTGGCGCGGTCTCTGGCTTCCACGCGCTTATCGCTTCCGGTACGACACCGAAGATGCTGGCTAATGAAAACCAGGCCTGCCTTATTGGTTATGGCGGCATGCTGATGGAGTCCTTCGTGGCTATCATGGCGCTGGTGGCTGCCTGCGTTATCGATCCGGGCGTGTATTTCGCTATGAACAGCCCGCTGGCGGTACTGGCTCCTGCGGGAACTACCGATGTTGTGGCTTCTGCTGCTCAGGTTGTCAGCGGCTGGGGGTTCCATATCACCCCTGAAGTGCTGACTAACATTGCTAATGAAGTGGGTGAGCAGAGTATCGTTTCCCGCGCGGGCGGTGCTCCAACTCTGGCTGTCGGCATGGCGTACATTCTGCACGGTGCGCTGGGTGGCCTGATGGATGTTTCATTCTGGTATCACTTTGCCATTCTGTTTGAAGCACTGTTCATTCTGACGGCGGTTGATGCCGGTACCCGTTCTGCCCGCTTTATGCTTCAGGATCTGCTGGGCGTTATTGCCCCGGGTCTGAAAAAGACTGACTCACTGCCGGCTAACCTGTTGGCGACCGGGCTGTGCGTGTTGGCTTGGGGTTACTTCCTGCATCAAGGGGTGGTCGACCCGCTGGGAGGTATCAATACCCTGTGGCCACTGTTCGGCATTGCAAACCAGATGCTGGCCGGTATGGCGCTGCTGCTTTGTGCGGTAGTGCTGTTTAAGATGAAGCGTCAGAAATACGCCTGGGTTGCTCTGGTTCCAACGGCATGGCTGCTGATTTGTACTTTGACGGCTGGCTGGCAGAAAGTGTTTAGCCCGGATGCTAAAGTTGGCTTCCTGGCTATCGCTAATAAGTTCCAGGCGATGATCGACAGCGGCAACATTCCGCCGCAGTTCACTGAATCACAGCTATCTCAGCTGGTATTCAATAACCGTCTGGATGCTGGTCTGACGATGTTCTTCATGGTGGTGGTGGTGGTTCTTGGGAGCTACTCCTTCAAAACTGCCCGCCAGGCCCTGAAGAGCGACAAACCAACGGCAAATGAAACGCCGTATGAGCCGATGCCGGAAAACTATGAGCAGATTGTTGCTCAGGCTAAAAACGCTCACTAA